In Endozoicomonas sp. GU-1, one DNA window encodes the following:
- the corA gene encoding magnesium/cobalt transporter CorA: MIFAYSAQDDQFSIDRVTPDFPSAKGTIWLEATEPDSAEHQWLTTHFPGCLPEEEDLGEIEISSRYFETESGIHIRSLFPHRSGHELRNINVAFNLRPDKLITLQDEPTGLFRLMRKHLKTQHIKATTPLEVIIALFDAKVEYLADTLEEVYEDLEEVSQNALSEQYKDVDEQLRTITLQEDLNGKVRLNLLDTQRSLRYLMRACSHMLNDEQKDNIRDMLRDIESLTPHTGFLFEKINFLMESTMGYINLEQNNIIKIFSVAAVMFLPPTLIASIYGMNFKIMPELSIEFGYPIALGLMLLSALATFLFFKRKGWL; encoded by the coding sequence ATGATCTTTGCCTATAGTGCTCAGGATGACCAATTCTCCATTGACCGGGTAACGCCAGATTTCCCGTCGGCCAAGGGCACTATATGGCTGGAAGCAACAGAGCCGGACAGTGCTGAGCACCAATGGTTAACAACCCACTTCCCGGGCTGCCTGCCCGAAGAAGAAGATCTGGGAGAGATTGAAATTTCCTCCCGTTACTTTGAAACCGAAAGCGGTATTCATATTCGCTCCCTGTTTCCCCACAGGTCCGGCCACGAGCTGAGAAATATTAACGTCGCATTCAACCTCAGACCCGATAAACTGATCACCCTTCAGGATGAGCCCACCGGCTTATTCAGGCTGATGCGTAAACACCTTAAAACCCAGCATATCAAGGCAACAACGCCTCTGGAGGTGATCATTGCGCTGTTTGATGCCAAGGTTGAATACCTTGCTGATACTCTGGAAGAAGTGTACGAGGACCTGGAAGAAGTCAGCCAGAATGCGCTGTCAGAGCAGTATAAAGATGTTGATGAGCAGCTGCGCACCATCACACTTCAGGAGGACCTGAATGGCAAAGTCAGGTTGAATCTGCTGGATACCCAGCGCTCACTTCGTTACCTGATGCGCGCATGCAGCCATATGCTCAATGATGAACAGAAAGACAATATCAGGGATATGCTTCGGGATATTGAATCCCTGACACCACACACCGGCTTCCTGTTCGAGAAAATCAACTTTCTGATGGAGTCCACCATGGGCTACATCAATCTTGAGCAGAACAACATAATCAAGATTTTCTCAGTGGCCGCCGTTATGTTCCTTCCGCCGACACTGATTGCCAGTATTTACGGGATGAATTTCAAAATCATGCCAGAGCTCTCGATTGAGTTCGGCTATCCAATTGCACTCGGACTGATGTTGTTGAGCGCGTTAGCCACCTTTCTGTTTTTTAAACGTAAAGGCTGGTTGTAA
- the glnD gene encoding [protein-PII] uridylyltransferase: protein MMSNPFQKIPASVLDHLFNKSQFRADLTISKTPIPAYKKCLKEATSKMDQWFLDGMDIEQLVFARAWLMDQILRLAWEHLNWSDSCPIALLAVGGYGRGELHPGSDIDILILLEKDHYDEHQDAIEHFLTLLWDIGLKVGSSVRSLDECASQAADDLTIITNLIESRVISGPAFLHEHLLDLIDTEHMWPSQRYLQAKFDEQRKRHRKYNDTEYDLEPNIKGSPGGLRDLHMLGWVARRHYGTHDPAELMELGFLSNVEYQQLQRCRAFLWKIRWALHSLTGRGEDRLLFDHQRTLASQFGYHDHTGALAVEQFMQSYFRTVMIVSQLKDLLLQHFDDDILSAGIVHKVHAINERFQVCNNYIETVHDRVFAEHPPAILEMFVLLTRDQTIQGPTAETIRLLRDYRHLVDSTFRKDPRCTRLFLELMRAPYALTASLRRLARYGILGRYLPEFGRIIGQMQYDLFHTLTVDAHTLLLIKYLRSFSYQKSHQQFPIASRIIHRIPKPELLYLAGLYHDIGKGRGGDHSQLGAEDAEQFCRVHGLNKEDTALIVWLVQEHLTMSVTAQKKICLTRK, encoded by the coding sequence ATGATGAGCAATCCGTTTCAGAAAATACCAGCCTCTGTTCTGGACCATCTTTTTAATAAGAGTCAGTTCCGGGCGGACTTAACAATTTCCAAAACCCCGATTCCGGCCTATAAGAAATGCCTCAAGGAAGCCACATCCAAAATGGATCAATGGTTTCTGGATGGTATGGATATAGAGCAACTGGTATTTGCCAGGGCATGGTTGATGGATCAGATTCTGCGCCTGGCCTGGGAACATCTGAACTGGAGTGACAGCTGTCCCATTGCCCTACTGGCCGTTGGCGGTTACGGCAGAGGGGAACTGCACCCCGGATCCGACATCGACATTCTGATACTGCTGGAAAAAGACCATTATGATGAACATCAGGATGCGATTGAACATTTCCTGACCTTACTCTGGGACATCGGATTAAAAGTCGGCTCCAGTGTCCGCTCCCTTGATGAGTGTGCCAGCCAGGCCGCTGACGATCTGACCATCATCACCAACCTGATAGAGTCCCGGGTGATATCCGGTCCGGCATTTCTGCACGAACACCTGTTGGACCTGATTGATACTGAACATATGTGGCCCAGTCAACGGTACCTTCAGGCAAAATTCGATGAACAACGTAAACGACACCGTAAATATAATGATACCGAATATGATCTGGAGCCAAATATCAAGGGTTCACCGGGCGGCCTTCGGGATCTGCATATGCTGGGATGGGTAGCCCGTCGCCACTACGGGACTCATGATCCCGCTGAGCTTATGGAGCTTGGATTCCTCAGCAATGTTGAATATCAGCAGCTGCAGAGATGCCGGGCATTTCTCTGGAAAATCCGCTGGGCACTTCACTCCCTGACCGGGCGGGGAGAAGATCGCCTGCTGTTTGACCACCAGCGAACACTGGCCAGCCAGTTCGGTTATCACGACCACACAGGGGCTTTGGCGGTAGAGCAGTTTATGCAGAGCTACTTTCGCACGGTCATGATTGTCAGCCAGCTGAAAGACCTGCTGCTGCAACATTTTGACGACGATATCCTCAGCGCTGGCATCGTTCATAAAGTTCATGCCATTAATGAACGTTTTCAGGTATGCAATAACTACATTGAAACCGTGCACGATAGAGTCTTTGCCGAACACCCGCCCGCTATTCTGGAGATGTTTGTGCTGCTCACCCGGGATCAGACAATCCAGGGCCCCACCGCTGAAACCATACGACTGCTGAGAGATTACCGCCACCTGGTAGACAGTACTTTTCGCAAAGACCCAAGATGCACAAGACTTTTTCTGGAACTCATGCGTGCCCCCTATGCTTTAACAGCGTCGTTAAGAAGGCTGGCCCGCTACGGCATACTGGGTCGCTACCTTCCGGAGTTTGGTCGCATCATAGGGCAGATGCAGTACGATCTTTTCCACACACTCACGGTGGATGCCCACACCCTGTTATTGATAAAGTACCTGCGAAGTTTTTCCTATCAAAAGAGCCACCAGCAGTTTCCTATTGCCTCAAGAATCATCCATAGAATTCCCAAACCGGAATTACTATATCTGGCAGGCCTTTACCATGATATCGGTAAAGGCCGTGGAGGCGATCACTCCCAGCTCGGTGCCGAGGATGCAGAGCAATTCTGTCGTGTTCATGGCCTGAATAAGGAAGATACTGCGCTGATTGTCTGGCTGGTGCAGGAACACCTGACCATGTCCGTCACCGCTCAGAAAAAGATCTGTCTGACCCGAAAGTGA
- the map gene encoding type I methionyl aminopeptidase, whose product MNVTIKTPEEIEKMRIAGRLAAEVLEMIEPHVQPGVSTGELDSLCHDYIVNVQKAIPAPLNYGAAPGRPGFPKSTCISINQVVCHGIPSDKKFLKSGDVVNIDITVIKDGYHGDTSKMFLVGDVQPFNQRLVQVTQECLYLGIEQVKPGNRLSDIGRVIAKHAHGNHFSVVEEYCGHGIGSVFHEDPQVIHYEGYNDRNNCVLQEGMTFTIEPMINAGKKGTKLLGDGWTAVTRDRRPSAQWEHTIAVTATGYEVLTKRKEENF is encoded by the coding sequence ATGAATGTAACCATCAAAACCCCTGAAGAAATTGAAAAGATGCGCATCGCTGGCCGCCTGGCCGCTGAAGTGCTGGAAATGATCGAACCCCATGTGCAGCCCGGCGTCTCAACCGGCGAACTGGATAGCCTCTGCCATGATTATATTGTCAATGTGCAGAAGGCAATCCCTGCCCCATTGAACTACGGCGCAGCCCCGGGCAGACCCGGCTTCCCCAAGTCCACCTGCATTTCCATCAACCAGGTCGTTTGTCACGGCATTCCCAGTGACAAAAAATTTCTGAAAAGCGGCGACGTTGTCAATATCGATATCACTGTGATCAAAGATGGCTACCATGGCGATACCAGCAAAATGTTCCTGGTTGGTGACGTTCAACCGTTTAACCAGAGGCTGGTACAGGTGACCCAGGAGTGTCTCTATCTGGGCATTGAGCAAGTGAAACCAGGCAATCGTCTAAGCGATATCGGTCGTGTAATAGCCAAACATGCCCACGGCAATCATTTCTCGGTTGTGGAAGAGTACTGCGGCCATGGCATTGGCAGTGTGTTCCATGAAGACCCACAGGTCATCCACTATGAGGGTTATAACGACAGAAATAACTGTGTCCTGCAAGAGGGCATGACATTTACTATCGAACCAATGATCAATGCTGGCAAGAAAGGAACCAAACTTCTGGGCGATGGCTGGACTGCGGTAACCAGAGATCGACGCCCTTCTGCCCAGTGGGAACACACCATTGCTGTAACCGCTACAGGCTACGAAGTGCTCACCAAACGAAAAGAAGAAAACTTTTGA
- a CDS encoding sugar phosphorylase — MPSYPPIFASFHQSLSRLLHIPYGDQSDDLASIIVRRVEHFLHNHEPKSFDAWSEQDIYLITYGDSLTEHGKPPLKVLSEFLGRHIRQLISTVHILPYFPYSSDDGFSIIDYLQVNPALGDWNNVRAIAERYRLMTDLVINHVSRESLWFADFVSGIQPGRDYFIEEDPSTDLTMVTRPRNSPLLVPTQTRRGTRHVWATFSEDQIDLNFKNPDVLINMVDIVLFYLARGTSVVRLDAIAFLWKKLNTACVHLPETHAMVKVMRLIIEQVRPGALLITETNVPDPENFSYFARGDEAHLVYQFALPPLILHALNRGTEKYLTHWARALPEYPEGCTTLNFTASHDGIGLRPLEGLVPDSEVAELVDSMHRFGGFVSMRTLQDQSEKPYEINISLFDAMKGTRRGEDHWQAQRFLCSQIIMLGMKGIPAIYIHSLLATPNDIVGVERSGRTRSINRRKWDIEELRTELENPVSMQSMVFKTLKTIIGIRRKERCFHPDCPQQIIDIAPGILAFSRTEPKTGRSLVAIHNLTATHLDINAKKYQGRLDLLSGKTFTSEHLKPYQTLWLVSGTR, encoded by the coding sequence TTGCCAAGCTATCCCCCTATCTTTGCGTCATTTCATCAATCGCTATCCAGGCTTCTTCACATCCCTTATGGCGATCAATCGGATGACCTCGCCAGTATTATCGTCCGCCGGGTTGAGCACTTTCTGCACAACCATGAACCGAAAAGTTTTGACGCCTGGTCAGAGCAGGATATCTATCTGATCACTTATGGCGACAGCCTCACAGAGCACGGGAAACCACCACTGAAAGTACTCAGTGAATTCCTTGGCAGGCACATCCGGCAGCTGATTTCCACCGTGCATATACTGCCCTATTTTCCCTACAGTTCTGATGATGGATTCTCCATCATTGATTATCTGCAGGTTAACCCTGCTCTTGGTGACTGGAATAACGTCAGGGCCATCGCTGAGCGCTATCGGTTAATGACCGACCTGGTTATCAACCACGTATCCCGGGAAAGCCTGTGGTTTGCGGATTTTGTCAGCGGCATCCAGCCTGGGCGGGACTACTTTATTGAGGAAGATCCATCCACAGATCTAACCATGGTCACCCGCCCCAGAAACTCCCCCCTGCTGGTTCCCACCCAGACACGCCGGGGAACCCGCCACGTCTGGGCCACCTTCAGTGAGGACCAGATCGACCTTAACTTCAAAAACCCGGATGTACTGATAAACATGGTCGATATTGTGCTTTTCTACCTTGCCCGGGGCACCAGCGTAGTGCGTCTTGATGCCATAGCTTTCCTATGGAAGAAGCTCAATACAGCCTGCGTACATCTGCCGGAAACCCACGCCATGGTAAAAGTAATGCGACTGATTATTGAACAGGTCCGCCCCGGTGCATTACTGATAACCGAAACCAATGTACCTGACCCGGAAAACTTCAGCTATTTCGCCCGGGGTGATGAGGCGCATCTGGTATACCAGTTTGCACTGCCGCCACTGATACTCCATGCACTGAACCGGGGCACAGAAAAATACCTGACGCACTGGGCAAGGGCATTACCGGAGTACCCTGAGGGTTGTACAACACTGAATTTCACCGCCTCCCATGATGGCATTGGGCTGCGACCGCTTGAAGGGCTCGTTCCCGACAGTGAAGTCGCCGAACTGGTGGACAGCATGCACCGTTTTGGCGGGTTCGTCAGCATGCGCACACTACAGGATCAAAGCGAAAAACCTTATGAGATCAATATCTCTCTATTTGACGCCATGAAAGGCACACGCCGTGGCGAGGATCACTGGCAGGCACAACGCTTTCTCTGCTCACAAATCATTATGCTCGGCATGAAAGGTATTCCGGCCATCTATATTCATAGCCTGCTGGCGACTCCGAACGATATTGTCGGCGTTGAACGATCTGGCCGCACCCGATCCATCAATCGCCGTAAATGGGATATTGAAGAGCTGCGCACAGAACTGGAAAACCCCGTCTCAATGCAGAGCATGGTCTTTAAAACCCTGAAAACCATTATTGGAATCCGCCGAAAAGAGCGCTGTTTTCACCCAGACTGCCCTCAGCAAATCATTGATATCGCACCGGGCATTCTGGCCTTTTCCAGGACTGAGCCCAAAACGGGTAGAAGCCTGGTTGCCATTCATAATCTGACAGCAACTCATTTGGACATAAATGCAAAAAAATACCAAGGCCGTCTTGACCTGCTTAGCGGCAAGACCTTTACCTCTGAACATTTAAAGCCCTATCAAACTCTATGGCTGGTTTCAGGCACCCGGTGA
- the galU gene encoding UTP--glucose-1-phosphate uridylyltransferase GalU, giving the protein MITKCLFPVAGYGTRFLPATKSMPKEMLPIVDKPLIQYGVEEAMEAGLTDLGFVNGRNKRAIPDHFDINYELEAEIAGSGKEEKLSSIRDVMSACTFSYTRQNQMLGLGHAIACGQTLIGDQPFGVILADDLCVNDKGSSVMAQLVNLYKQFRCTILAVQEVPAAETEKYGVIAGEALDEHLIRVTDMVEKPAPSEAPSNLAVIGRYVLTPDIFDIIANTEAGKNGEVQLTDAILSQARSGCVIACKFQGRRFDCGSMGGFVEATNAIYQQRFG; this is encoded by the coding sequence ATGATTACAAAATGCCTCTTTCCTGTTGCCGGTTATGGCACACGTTTTTTGCCAGCCACCAAATCCATGCCCAAGGAAATGCTGCCCATTGTTGATAAGCCGCTGATTCAATACGGGGTAGAGGAGGCGATGGAAGCAGGATTAACGGATCTCGGTTTTGTTAATGGCAGGAATAAGCGGGCGATACCGGATCACTTTGATATTAACTATGAACTGGAGGCGGAGATTGCCGGTAGTGGCAAGGAGGAGAAGCTGTCGTCGATCCGGGATGTGATGTCTGCCTGTACCTTCTCATATACCCGGCAGAATCAGATGCTGGGGTTGGGGCATGCCATTGCCTGTGGTCAGACATTAATAGGTGATCAGCCCTTCGGTGTCATTCTGGCGGATGACCTTTGTGTCAATGATAAGGGGTCATCGGTGATGGCTCAGCTGGTCAATCTCTATAAGCAGTTCCGATGTACGATTCTTGCGGTACAGGAAGTGCCCGCGGCAGAAACCGAAAAGTATGGAGTCATTGCCGGGGAGGCTCTGGATGAGCATTTGATTCGGGTAACGGATATGGTGGAAAAGCCTGCGCCCTCAGAGGCTCCCAGCAATCTTGCGGTGATTGGCCGTTACGTTCTGACCCCCGATATCTTTGACATTATTGCCAACACCGAGGCGGGAAAAAACGGTGAGGTACAACTGACCGATGCCATTTTGTCTCAGGCCAGAAGTGGTTGTGTGATTGCCTGTAAATTTCAGGGCAGGCGATTTGACTGTGGCAGTATGGGGGGTTTTGTCGAGGCCACCAATGCCATTTATCAACAACGTTTTGGCTGA
- a CDS encoding HAD-IIB family hydrolase, with protein MAATTPRMLVFTDLDGSLLDHHDYGWAAAQPALELLVEREIPVIFNTSKTLEEVLVIQRQMGIDQPFISENGMVTTIPADYFRDFCGRTHLCHGQPYRSIRRILSNIRLKQGFRFTGFGDLTGDQVAEVTGLSIDEAGKAMTRKASEPVIWRDGDAQLREFVRLLESQGLYLTRGGRFYHVSGKGSKGLALQALLQRYQQEYPEETWQTCALGDGMNDLPMLEAADYPVLIRSEHGRAPDVNHLVNVVKTRSVGPEGWNQAILDLFGKS; from the coding sequence ATGGCAGCGACAACGCCGAGGATGCTGGTTTTTACCGATCTTGATGGCTCCCTTCTGGATCATCATGACTATGGCTGGGCAGCCGCTCAACCTGCCCTGGAATTGCTGGTTGAGCGTGAAATACCGGTCATTTTTAACACCAGTAAAACGCTGGAAGAGGTGCTGGTTATTCAGCGACAGATGGGAATTGATCAGCCATTTATCAGTGAAAATGGCATGGTGACGACGATCCCGGCGGATTATTTTCGGGATTTCTGTGGGCGTACCCACCTTTGTCATGGTCAGCCTTATCGCAGCATACGGCGAATTTTATCCAATATCCGGCTTAAACAGGGTTTCAGGTTTACCGGCTTTGGTGACCTGACCGGGGATCAGGTGGCAGAAGTTACCGGGTTATCAATCGATGAAGCGGGTAAAGCCATGACCCGAAAGGCCAGTGAACCGGTGATCTGGCGTGATGGTGATGCGCAATTGCGGGAGTTTGTCAGGTTGCTTGAGTCGCAAGGGCTTTATCTGACGAGAGGAGGACGTTTTTATCATGTTTCCGGGAAAGGGAGTAAAGGGCTGGCTTTGCAGGCATTACTGCAAAGGTATCAGCAGGAATATCCGGAAGAGACCTGGCAAACCTGTGCGCTTGGGGATGGGATGAACGACTTGCCGATGCTGGAGGCGGCGGATTATCCGGTGCTTATCCGTTCGGAGCATGGCCGGGCACCGGATGTGAATCATTTAGTGAATGTTGTCAAAACCCGCAGCGTCGGCCCTGAGGGTTGGAATCAGGCCATACTCGACTTGTTTGGCAAGTCATAA
- a CDS encoding glycosyl transferase produces MGDFYQNGIITNFHNLRVRSTEDMERDLLAFSRQRPMSLVLPSLFSELEGPALGHIVEELSQVRYLSEIVIGLDRADQEQFAYARDFFRRLDQHHRILWQDGPKLQAIDALLAEKGLAPKEPGKGRNVWYCYGYVLASAKSEAVALHDCDIVTYQRDLLARLLYPVANPAFSYDFCKGYYARIADNKLNGRVSRLLVTPLLRALKKILGPMEYLEYLDSFRYPLAGEFSMRTSVFNDIRIPSDWGLEIGVLSEVKRNYSSKRLCQVDIADIYDHKHQPLSEGDVSRGLSKMSHDIIKAIFRKLATNGVQFNTETFRTIKATYYRVALDFIESYYDDAMINGLHVDRDSEERAVELFARNIMEAGQHFLENPMERPFIPSWNRVMSAVPDILERLYDAVEEDNQRFG; encoded by the coding sequence ATGGGTGACTTTTATCAGAATGGCATAATTACCAATTTTCACAATCTGAGAGTTCGGTCAACCGAGGATATGGAGCGTGACCTGCTGGCATTTTCCCGCCAGCGTCCCATGTCACTGGTCTTGCCTTCATTGTTTTCAGAATTGGAAGGGCCTGCCCTGGGCCATATTGTCGAAGAGCTGAGCCAGGTGCGCTATCTCTCTGAAATAGTGATTGGCCTTGATCGTGCTGATCAGGAGCAGTTTGCCTATGCCAGGGATTTTTTTCGACGGCTGGATCAGCATCACCGTATTCTCTGGCAGGATGGACCGAAGTTGCAGGCAATTGATGCCCTGCTGGCTGAAAAGGGGCTGGCCCCGAAAGAGCCAGGGAAAGGAAGGAATGTCTGGTATTGCTACGGTTATGTGCTGGCATCGGCAAAGTCAGAAGCTGTGGCGCTCCATGACTGCGATATTGTGACCTATCAGCGGGATCTGCTGGCCAGGCTGCTCTATCCGGTTGCTAATCCCGCCTTTAGCTATGACTTCTGCAAAGGCTACTATGCGCGAATCGCTGACAATAAGTTAAATGGTCGGGTCAGTCGTTTGCTGGTTACGCCCCTTTTGCGGGCGCTGAAAAAGATCCTCGGGCCGATGGAGTATCTCGAATATCTGGACAGCTTTCGGTATCCACTGGCGGGTGAATTCTCCATGAGGACCAGTGTCTTTAACGATATCCGGATTCCCAGTGACTGGGGGCTGGAGATCGGCGTATTGTCGGAGGTTAAGCGCAATTACTCCAGTAAGCGGCTCTGTCAGGTGGATATTGCGGATATTTATGATCATAAGCATCAGCCGCTGTCTGAAGGGGATGTCAGTCGCGGGCTGTCGAAAATGAGTCATGACATCATCAAGGCGATTTTCCGCAAACTGGCCACCAATGGTGTTCAATTTAATACCGAGACTTTCAGGACCATCAAGGCAACCTACTACCGGGTGGCCCTGGACTTTATTGAATCCTACTATGATGATGCCATGATCAATGGCTTGCATGTGGATCGTGACAGTGAAGAGCGGGCTGTTGAGTTGTTTGCCAGGAATATCATGGAAGCGGGTCAGCATTTTCTGGAAAACCCCATGGAGCGTCCCTTTATTCCCAGTTGGAACCGGGTTATGTCTGCTGTTCCGGATATATTGGAGCGACTTTATGATGCGGTGGAAGAAGATAACCAGCGTTTTGGCTGA
- the rpsB gene encoding 30S ribosomal protein S2 yields the protein MTQVTMRDMLKAGVHFGHQTRYWNPKMNKFIFGARNRIHIINLEHTLPAFNGALQFIGKLAEGKNKVMFVGTKRAAGKIIREEAARCGMPYVDHRWLGGMLTNYKTIRQSIKRLRDLESQRDDGTFEKLTKKEALMRSRDLEKLDRSLGGIKDMGSLPDALFVIDVEHERIAIQEANKLGIPVIGIVDTNSSPEGVDYIIPGNDDAIRAIQLYLKAAADVILEGRNRASTGAEDEFVEIEEAPKAEEAPKSEEAQGSEEA from the coding sequence ATGACTCAAGTCACTATGCGTGACATGCTCAAGGCCGGCGTGCATTTCGGTCACCAGACCCGCTACTGGAACCCGAAGATGAACAAGTTCATCTTTGGTGCACGCAACCGCATTCATATCATTAACCTTGAGCACACCCTGCCTGCCTTTAATGGCGCTCTGCAGTTCATCGGCAAGCTGGCTGAAGGCAAGAACAAGGTCATGTTTGTTGGTACCAAGCGTGCTGCTGGCAAGATCATTCGTGAAGAAGCTGCTCGCTGTGGCATGCCTTACGTTGATCACCGCTGGTTGGGCGGTATGCTGACCAACTACAAGACCATTCGCCAGTCCATCAAGCGTCTGCGTGATCTTGAAAGCCAGCGTGACGACGGTACTTTTGAAAAACTGACCAAGAAAGAAGCGCTGATGCGCAGCCGTGATCTGGAAAAACTGGATCGCAGCCTGGGCGGTATCAAGGATATGGGCAGTCTGCCAGACGCTCTGTTCGTTATCGACGTTGAGCATGAGCGCATCGCTATCCAGGAAGCCAACAAGCTGGGTATTCCGGTTATTGGTATCGTGGATACCAACTCCAGCCCTGAAGGTGTGGACTACATCATTCCAGGTAACGATGATGCGATCCGTGCTATCCAGCTGTACCTGAAGGCTGCTGCTGATGTGATTCTGGAAGGTCGTAACCGTGCGAGCACTGGTGCTGAAGACGAGTTCGTAGAAATCGAAGAAGCGCCAAAGGCTGAGGAAGCTCCCAAGTCTGAAGAAGCGCAAGGTTCTGAAGAAGCCTGA
- the tsf gene encoding translation elongation factor Ts, with protein MAAISAALVKELRERTGLGMMECKKALVEAQGDIEVAIEEMRKSGQAKAAKKAGRIAAEGIVAVKVADDASFGVLVEVNSETDFVARDDNFLNFVQQVVGAAFACKEADVNALMDGELEEARQALVQKIGENIGVRRIAIVEGGVIGSYVHGNNRIAVLTKLEGGDTELARDIAMHVAAVNPQVVNKEDMPAELVEKEKEIFQAQAEQSGKPANIIEKMIEGRISKFLAESSLVEQPFVKDPDTTVGALAKKAGATVASFVRFEVGEGIEKEEVDFAAEVRAQAGL; from the coding sequence ATGGCAGCTATTAGTGCAGCACTGGTAAAAGAACTGCGTGAGCGTACTGGCCTGGGCATGATGGAGTGCAAAAAAGCACTGGTTGAAGCACAGGGTGACATCGAAGTTGCAATCGAAGAAATGCGTAAGTCCGGTCAGGCAAAAGCTGCCAAGAAAGCCGGTCGTATCGCAGCAGAAGGTATTGTCGCCGTTAAGGTGGCTGATGATGCCAGCTTTGGTGTACTGGTTGAAGTCAACAGTGAAACTGACTTCGTAGCCCGTGATGATAACTTCCTGAACTTCGTTCAGCAGGTGGTTGGCGCTGCTTTTGCCTGTAAAGAAGCTGACGTTAACGCGCTGATGGACGGCGAGCTGGAAGAAGCCCGTCAGGCGCTGGTTCAGAAGATCGGTGAAAACATCGGCGTTCGTCGTATCGCTATCGTTGAAGGCGGCGTGATTGGCTCATACGTTCACGGTAACAACCGTATCGCTGTTCTGACCAAACTGGAAGGTGGTGATACTGAACTGGCTCGTGATATCGCCATGCACGTTGCGGCGGTTAACCCACAAGTGGTTAACAAGGAAGATATGCCGGCTGAACTGGTAGAGAAAGAGAAAGAGATCTTCCAGGCTCAGGCTGAGCAGTCTGGCAAGCCAGCCAATATCATCGAGAAGATGATTGAAGGCCGTATCAGCAAGTTCCTGGCAGAAAGCAGCCTGGTTGAACAGCCTTTCGTTAAAGATCCTGATACCACTGTTGGTGCACTGGCCAAAAAAGCCGGCGCTACTGTAGCCAGCTTCGTACGTTTCGAAGTGGGTGAAGGTATCGAGAAAGAAGAAGTGGACTTTGCTGCTGAAGTCCGCGCTCAGGCAGGACTGTAA
- the pyrH gene encoding UMP kinase, with protein sequence MPASDSQPKYKRILLKLSGEALQGEGEFGIDPRVLDRMALEIGQLVGIGVQVGIVIGGGNLFRGAALSAAGLDRVTGDHMGMLATVMNALALRDALERSNINTRVMSAIPMSGVVEHYDHRRAVRYLNSGDVVIFSAGTGNPFFTTDSAACLRGIEVGVDIVLKATKVDGVYDKDPVKHSDAVKFDQLTYDDVLARKLGVMDLTAICLVRDQQMPVRVFNMNKSGALLNLVVGGNEGTLVNGG encoded by the coding sequence ATGCCGGCAAGTGATAGTCAACCGAAATACAAACGTATACTGCTGAAGCTCAGCGGTGAAGCTCTGCAGGGCGAAGGTGAGTTTGGTATTGATCCCAGGGTTCTGGATCGAATGGCCCTGGAAATCGGTCAGTTAGTAGGGATCGGTGTACAGGTTGGTATCGTTATTGGCGGTGGAAACCTCTTCCGTGGCGCTGCGCTGAGTGCCGCAGGCCTGGACCGGGTCACCGGTGATCACATGGGGATGCTGGCAACCGTGATGAATGCCCTTGCCCTGCGTGATGCCCTGGAACGCTCCAATATCAATACCCGGGTGATGTCTGCCATTCCCATGAGTGGTGTTGTGGAGCATTATGATCATCGTCGTGCCGTGCGGTATCTCAACTCTGGCGATGTGGTGATTTTTTCTGCTGGTACCGGAAATCCATTTTTTACCACTGACTCTGCGGCCTGTCTGAGAGGCATTGAGGTGGGCGTTGATATCGTTCTCAAGGCCACCAAGGTTGACGGTGTCTATGATAAAGATCCGGTAAAGCATTCTGATGCGGTTAAATTTGATCAGCTGACCTATGATGATGTCCTGGCTCGCAAGCTGGGCGTTATGGATTTAACGGCGATTTGTCTGGTGCGCGACCAGCAGATGCCTGTTCGGGTGTTTAATATGAACAAATCCGGCGCTCTGTTAAATCTTGTGGTTGGCGGTAATGAAGGAACACTGGTAAACGGGGGTTAA